The following are encoded in a window of Citrobacter freundii genomic DNA:
- the tolR gene encoding colicin uptake protein TolR — protein sequence MARTRGRGRRELKSEINIVPLLDVLLVLLLIFMATAPIITQSVEVDLPDATESQAVSSNDEPPVIIEVSGVGQYSVVVEKDRMDQLPPEQVIAEAKSRLQTNPKTVFLIGGAKDVPYDEIIKALNLLHSAGVKSVGLMTQPI from the coding sequence ATGGCCAGAACGCGTGGACGAGGTCGTCGCGAACTTAAGTCCGAAATCAATATTGTACCGCTGCTCGATGTACTGCTGGTGCTGCTGCTGATCTTTATGGCAACGGCGCCGATCATTACCCAGAGCGTGGAAGTCGATCTGCCGGATGCGACCGAATCGCAGGCCGTCAGCAGTAACGACGAACCACCGGTCATTATTGAAGTTTCCGGTGTTGGGCAGTACAGCGTGGTGGTTGAGAAAGACAGAATGGATCAACTGCCGCCGGAGCAGGTTATCGCGGAAGCGAAAAGCCGCCTGCAGACCAATCCGAAAACGGTCTTCTTAATCGGTGGTGCGAAAGACGTGCCTTATGATGAAATAATTAAAGCGCTGAACCTGTTACACAGCGCAGGCGTGAAATCGGTTGGCTTGATGACGCAGCCAATTTGA
- the tolB gene encoding Tol-Pal system beta propeller repeat protein TolB encodes MKQALRVAFGFLMLWAAVLHAEVRIEITQGVDSARPIGVVPFQWAGPGAAPEDIGGIVGADLRNSGKFNPLDRSRLPQQPGTAAEVQPAAWSALGIDAVVVGKVTPNPDGSYSVAYQLVDTGGAPGTVLAQNTYKVNKQWLRYAGHTASDEVFEKLTGIKGAFRTRIAYVVQTNGGQFPYELRVSDYDGYNQFVVHRSPQPLMSPAWSPDGSKLAYVTFESGRSALVIQTLSNGAVRQVASFPRHNGAPAFSPDGSKLAFALSKTGSLNLYVMDIGSGQIRQVTDGRSNNTEPTWFPDSQNLAFTSDQAGRPQVYKVNVNGGAPQRITWEGSQNQDADVSSDGKFMVMVSSNSGQQHIAKQDLVAGGVQVLSSTFLDETPSLAPNGTMVIYSSSQGMGSVLNLVSTDGRFKARLPATDGQVKFPAWSPYL; translated from the coding sequence ATGAAGCAGGCATTACGAGTAGCATTTGGTTTTCTGATGCTGTGGGCAGCGGTGCTGCATGCAGAAGTACGTATCGAGATCACCCAAGGGGTGGACTCGGCGCGCCCGATTGGTGTTGTCCCGTTCCAGTGGGCAGGGCCGGGTGCTGCACCTGAAGATATCGGTGGTATCGTGGGCGCTGACCTGCGTAACAGCGGTAAATTCAACCCATTAGACCGGTCTCGTCTGCCTCAGCAGCCGGGCACTGCGGCTGAAGTTCAGCCTGCGGCATGGTCTGCGCTGGGTATTGATGCCGTAGTAGTCGGTAAGGTTACGCCGAATCCGGACGGTTCCTACAGCGTGGCTTATCAGCTGGTGGATACCGGTGGTGCACCGGGTACCGTATTGGCACAGAACACCTACAAAGTGAACAAACAGTGGCTGCGTTACGCGGGCCATACTGCCAGTGACGAAGTGTTTGAAAAACTGACCGGTATTAAGGGCGCATTCCGTACCCGTATCGCGTACGTTGTTCAGACTAACGGTGGCCAGTTCCCGTATGAATTACGCGTGTCTGACTACGATGGCTACAACCAGTTTGTGGTTCACCGCTCTCCGCAGCCGTTGATGTCTCCGGCATGGTCTCCGGACGGGTCTAAACTGGCCTACGTAACCTTTGAAAGCGGTCGTTCTGCACTGGTTATCCAGACGCTGTCTAACGGCGCTGTGCGTCAGGTTGCGTCGTTCCCGCGTCACAACGGTGCGCCAGCATTCTCTCCGGATGGCAGCAAACTGGCATTTGCCCTGTCTAAAACCGGTAGTCTGAATCTGTATGTGATGGACATTGGCTCTGGCCAAATCCGTCAGGTCACTGATGGTCGCAGCAACAACACGGAACCAACCTGGTTCCCGGACAGCCAAAACCTGGCCTTCACGTCTGACCAGGCCGGGCGTCCGCAGGTATACAAAGTTAATGTCAACGGCGGTGCTCCGCAGCGCATAACCTGGGAAGGTTCGCAAAACCAGGATGCGGATGTCAGCAGCGACGGTAAATTTATGGTAATGGTAAGCTCAAACAGTGGGCAGCAACACATTGCCAAACAAGATCTGGTAGCGGGTGGCGTACAAGTTCTGTCGTCAACGTTCCTGGATGAAACGCCAAGTCTGGCACCTAACGGCACTATGGTAATCTACAGCTCTTCTCAGGGGATGGGATCCGTGCTGAATTTGGTTTCTACAGATGGGCGTTTCAAGGCGCGTCTTCCGGCAACCGATGGTCAGGTTAAATTCCCTGCCTGGTCGCCGTAT
- the tolA gene encoding cell envelope integrity protein TolA: MSKATEQNDKLKRAIIISAVLHVILFAVLIWSSFDEHIDASGGGGGSSIDAVMVDPGAVVQQYDRQQQQQASAKRAEEQREKQAQQQAEELREKQAAEQERLKQLEKERLAAQEKVREQTEQQKQAEAAAAKAQEQQKQAEEAAAKAAADAKAKADAQAKQAADSAKKAAADAAKKAEADAAAKAAADAKKVAEAQAAKAAADAAKKAQAEAAKQAAAEKAAAEKAAAAAEKAAAAKAAADKKAAAAEKAAADKKAAADKAAAAKKAAAEKAAAASGVDELFGDLSSGKNAPKSGGGAKGSGQPSKDSGTSGANGGATGADISAYAKQIQVAIQSRLFDAGLYQGKQCVLHINLAPDGRLKSVTSEGGDPALCQAALAAARSASIPKPPNQAVYEKIKDAKLDFKL, from the coding sequence GTGTCAAAGGCAACCGAACAAAACGACAAGCTCAAACGGGCGATAATTATTTCAGCGGTGCTGCATGTCATTTTATTTGCGGTACTGATCTGGAGTTCGTTCGATGAGCACATTGATGCTTCAGGCGGCGGTGGCGGTTCGTCTATTGACGCCGTCATGGTCGACCCTGGTGCCGTTGTTCAACAGTACGACAGGCAACAGCAGCAGCAGGCAAGTGCGAAACGCGCAGAAGAACAGCGTGAAAAGCAGGCGCAGCAGCAGGCCGAGGAACTTCGTGAGAAGCAGGCGGCCGAGCAGGAACGACTGAAGCAGCTAGAGAAAGAACGTTTAGCCGCGCAGGAAAAAGTGCGCGAACAGACGGAACAGCAAAAACAGGCTGAAGCTGCGGCCGCGAAAGCGCAGGAGCAACAGAAGCAGGCTGAAGAAGCGGCGGCGAAAGCTGCTGCAGACGCCAAAGCCAAGGCGGACGCTCAGGCGAAACAAGCTGCAGATTCTGCGAAGAAAGCCGCCGCTGACGCGGCGAAAAAAGCAGAGGCTGACGCCGCAGCAAAAGCCGCCGCTGATGCGAAGAAAGTTGCCGAGGCGCAAGCCGCCAAGGCTGCTGCAGATGCAGCGAAAAAAGCACAAGCAGAAGCCGCTAAGCAAGCTGCTGCCGAGAAGGCCGCCGCAGAGAAGGCCGCTGCAGCTGCAGAGAAAGCTGCAGCCGCGAAAGCTGCCGCCGACAAGAAAGCAGCTGCCGCAGAAAAGGCCGCCGCAGACAAGAAAGCTGCCGCTGATAAAGCCGCTGCTGCCAAAAAAGCCGCGGCGGAGAAAGCCGCGGCAGCCTCTGGCGTTGACGAGCTGTTCGGTGACTTAAGCTCCGGTAAGAATGCACCGAAATCAGGTGGTGGCGCGAAAGGTAGCGGACAACCGTCGAAAGACAGTGGTACAAGTGGTGCGAATGGTGGCGCAACAGGTGCTGATATCAGCGCTTACGCGAAGCAAATTCAGGTCGCGATTCAGAGCCGTCTGTTTGATGCGGGCCTCTACCAGGGTAAACAATGCGTACTGCACATTAACCTGGCACCAGATGGACGATTAAAGAGTGTGACATCTGAAGGTGGAGATCCTGCACTATGCCAGGCCGCGTTAGCGGCGGCGAGATCGGCAAGTATTCCTAAACCGCCTAACCAGGCTGTTTACGAAAAGATAAAAGACGCCAAACTGGATTTTAAACTGTAA
- the tolQ gene encoding Tol-Pal system protein TolQ, translating to MTDMNILDLFLKASLLVKLIMLILIGFSIASWAIIIQRTRILNAASREAEAFEDKFWSGIELSRLYQESQGRRDNLTGSEQIFYSGFKEFARLHRANSHAPEAVVEGASRAMRISMNRELETLETHIPFLGTVGSISPYIGLFGTVWGIMHAFIALGAVKQATLQMVAPGIAEALIATAIGLFAAIPAVMAYNRLNQRVNKLELNYDNFMEEFTAILHRQAFTVSESNKG from the coding sequence GTGACTGACATGAATATCCTTGATTTGTTCCTGAAGGCAAGCCTTCTGGTTAAACTTATCATGTTGATTTTGATTGGTTTCTCAATCGCATCCTGGGCCATTATTATCCAGCGGACCCGTATACTGAATGCGGCTTCACGTGAAGCAGAAGCGTTTGAAGACAAGTTTTGGTCCGGCATCGAATTATCGCGCCTGTATCAGGAAAGTCAGGGGCGTCGTGATAACCTGACGGGTTCTGAACAAATTTTCTACAGTGGATTCAAAGAATTTGCGCGATTGCATCGGGCTAATAGCCATGCACCGGAAGCGGTGGTTGAGGGGGCATCCCGTGCGATGCGTATCTCCATGAACCGTGAGCTGGAAACACTGGAAACGCATATTCCGTTCCTCGGCACCGTCGGTTCCATCAGTCCGTATATCGGTCTGTTCGGTACCGTTTGGGGGATCATGCATGCGTTTATCGCCCTCGGAGCGGTAAAACAGGCAACCCTGCAAATGGTTGCTCCGGGTATCGCAGAAGCACTGATTGCCACCGCAATCGGTCTGTTTGCGGCAATCCCGGCGGTAATGGCGTACAACCGACTGAATCAGCGTGTGAATAAGCTGGAACTGAATTACGACAACTTCATGGAAGAGTTCACCGCGATTCTGCACCGCCAGGCGTTTACCGTTAGCGAGAGCAACAAGGGGTAA